The Coleofasciculaceae cyanobacterium sequence AATCTGGGCGAGTAACCTTAGTCGGTTATATTCGCGTTGGTAGTGCGCGCTTTAACGTTAATATTCGTGGTGATGTTTCAGAAGTCAAGACAGCTATGGCTGCGGGAATTGAGGCTGTAAAAAAAGCCGAAGGAGCGACTTTAGAGTCTTGGGTAATTATTCCTCGTCCCCACGAAAATGTCTGCGCTGTGTTGCCGATTGACTACACTGATGAAGTGCTGCCTTATCTCGATCGCGTGGAGGGCAGAACCTTGCCTGTTGCACCAAATTAAATTTGCTTTAGGTTCAAATCGATTGACTATTTTTTAAATGCTGTTTAGATCGAGCTAGTTATAAGAGTAATGGATGGGTCTAATTACAGCTTTGTCCATCCATTTTACAGAAAAGGAAAGCCCACGAGCGAAGCGTCATTTATGCGTGGGATGAATCATCCGCGAGTTTTTTGTTGAGCAATATATCTTTCAACCGTAGCAGCTGAAACGTTTCTAGCCGTCGAACAGAAATAGCTTCTAGTCCACATCGAAGGCATTTTTAGTAGCTCGGTAAATTCTTGTCTCAAATATCTAGAAGTATAGTCTTTAACTTTGTGCATCACTTGATTCGGAGAAATAGTTGGTGGACAATTTAAAAAAGCATGAACGTGGTCGGGCATCACTTCTAATGCCACTACGATTAGGTCGGCATCTTTACAAGCTTCGTGTATTAAAGCTTTTAGTCGCTGTTCGATTAATCCTCTAAGTACTTTTCTGCGTCGT is a genomic window containing:
- a CDS encoding carbon dioxide-concentrating mechanism protein CcmK, producing MPSQSAVGSLETKGFPGILAAADAMVKSGRVTLVGYIRVGSARFNVNIRGDVSEVKTAMAAGIEAVKKAEGATLESWVIIPRPHENVCAVLPIDYTDEVLPYLDRVEGRTLPVAPN
- the tnpA gene encoding IS200/IS605 family transposase produces the protein MGQEYRHKNTSVTLINYHFVWCPRRRRKVLRGLIEQRLKALIHEACKDADLIVVALEVMPDHVHAFLNCPPTISPNQVMHKVKDYTSRYLRQEFTELLKMPSMWTRSYFCSTARNVSAATVERYIAQQKTRG